Within the Deinococcus arcticus genome, the region GCAGTGGGCACGCCCAGGCCCCGTTGCTGGAGGGCCACTGTCCCCTTCCCGGCCGTCTTGCCCACGGCTTTCCCGATCAGGCCGGCCAGCGCGGTGGTTCCCACGACCGCGGCGGCCTGCGCGAAGTGATTCCCTGCAACTTTCAGGTCCTCCTCGCTCGTCGCCCGGGCAGCCAGCCGGAAGAACGCCCCCAGGTGCTCTCCGATCGCGAAGGCCGCCGGGCCAAAGGTGGCCACACTGATAATGATGATCGCTGCGTCCAGTGCCCACCCTGCGGGGGTCAACTGCAGGACCACGAAGATGGCGGCGGCGCCCACCAGCGCACTGAGGCTGATCATGCTCAGGAACTGCTTGCGGAACGCCTCACCGACCGGCGCGTACCGAATGGCTTTTTCCAGCTTTGTGCCCAGCGGCATGTTGACGTACCGCCCTGCCGTTTCCAGGGCAATAGTCGCCAGTGAAGGGCCCTTGAGGGGGTCGTACAGCACGGGACCGGCCAGACACAGGTCGATACTTGGGCTGCTGACCCTGGCCTTGAGGAGGGCCTGGCGCAGGGCGTCCCAGCCCGGTGGCCGTGTTGCGGCGAGCAAGCCAACCACGCTGTCCCGTTGGGCCTGCGGCATCTTCTGAATGCTTTTGACAGCGGCATCGAATTGTCCGGCCGCCATCTGCCGCCGGACGGTGTTGGCCGCAGCGAGAAGCGCGGCTGTGGGGTCCACCGTTTTCCGTTGGAAGCTGCCAGTGGATGAGGTCTTCTGCGCCTGAGCAGGCCTGACCAGGGCCCGTGACGGGGCCAGCGCGAAGGGTTGCGCACTCAGGCGCTGGCCCATCTGCCGGGCTTCCGCTTCCAGGCCAGCGTCAGGATCAATCCCTGGACCAACTTTGCCCTGCGCCTGCTGAACAGTGTGGGTGACTTCGTGCGCCAGCAGTTCCAGGCCGCTTTGGGTGTTCGGGTTGAACGTGCCCGCCTGGAAGAAGATGTCCATGCCCGTGGTGAAGGCCACGGCATTCACGCCCCTGGCCAACCTGTCCGCTTCAGCATCATCGTGAATGCGGACCTTGCTCAGGTCATGGTTGAGGCCCTGCTCAAGGTGACGCTGAACCGCTTTGGGAAGGGGATTCCCTGACCCGCGGCGGGCCTGAATCCGCGCCAGAACAGGTTGGGTGGCTTCGGCGTCCAGTTCAGCCAGTTGCCGTTGCAGTGTGGCCCTCTGATGCGCCTCAGCTGCCTGTGCGGCCTGCGTTTCATGGTGCTGTGCGGCGGCGTCTACAGCGCGCTGCAGGGCCAGACGTTCCCCAGGTGGCACCAGGCCCAGCACCGCCCGGGCGACCGGGGCGCTGATCGGATGCTGTCGCAGGCTGGCCAGGTGCTCGCCGTAGGTGTCGTACCGGCTCTGGGGGCTGCCTGTGTCACGTCGGAAACCCTGCGCCAGGTGATGCGCCACCTGACGCTGAAGGGCGGTGAACTGGGCGTACTGACGGTCATCCAGACGTTGCCCTTCGACCTCCTGTGCCCGCGCCCGCATGATCGAAACCCACGCCTCAGGGCGCTCAGGCTGCGCGGAAGGCGGCGCCGCCAGGGGTGGTTGACTTAAAGGGGTGACCTCACTGTCTACTGGAAAGGCCGCCAACTGGGCCTGTAGAGCCTGACGCTGCAGGTGCAGGCGGTGCCGCTCCTGCTGTTCGAGCATGGCGGCTCGCAATGGTGCTTGCACCGCCTGCTGCTGCGCCTTCACGGGCCGGACGGTATGACGCCAGACGGCCTGCTGGGCCTGACGCTGTTTGACCTCGGTTTCAGACGCGTGCGGCTGGGATGACAGAGAGGCCACAGACCGTTGGGTCGGTGCCTGGGTGGGGGTACGGCGCGGCGCGAATGTCATGGTGGACCTCCCGACGGCCTGGAGTGTACGGGGCGGCCACACGTTTGTCCGCCGCATTTGTGGATGGGTGATGCGATGAAACCCTCAAATTGGGCTGAATAGGCGCGCGGACTCGGACCTGGAATGCTGCTTGAGGACAGGGCTTACTGGTGGGCGAATGGCATCTCATGGCCAGTTGCAATCAGCAGACACGGCCGCTCAATCAAATCTGGCCGACCGTGTTGCAGACAGCCCAGCATGGTGTGGAGGAGGGGTTGGTGGGGATGTTGCTGTTGACCATATCGCCACGGGCGGCGCATCAGCGCGTACAGGTGCTCCGGCGCGAAATGCCCGGTGAGAAACATCCCCAGGTCGTACAGCCTGTTCAGGAGAGGCTCAGCCGGAACATTGGAACCGCGCAGGATCTGGTTGAGTTCACTGGTGCGCAGGTTCAGGACCCGCTGGACCTCCATGGGCTCAATCGGGGCAGGCCGCAGGTAGGTGTGCGGCTGTTGAAACTGCAGGTAAGGCAAGAGGGGACGGTAGCGCTGCGCAGAGGGAATAACGGCCACAGTTCGCACAGGGAGGGGTGCTCCCGGCTCGTGCAGAAGGGAAGAGGTGTCCACTCGCACCCCTCCAGGCCAGACAAGATGGTCCCCTTCTGGAGTCAGGCTAATGCGGGGAAAGAGAGTGCGGAGACGGAGGGATCGGTGCGTTTCCAGTTGCAACAGCGGCTGGAGATCAACCCGGTGTGTCTGGGACCCGTTGAAGGTCACCCAGAGCTGGTAACTGCCAGGCTCGATCAGGACTTCAACAATGCGCCGTGCGTCAACCCGCTCGGGCTCCACCGCCGAATGCCCACACGTCACCTCCAGCTCCCTGAACGCGGGTGGGGATACAGGGTCGATTCCACCTGATGAAGGTTGCCGGCCTGGATGGCGGAGAACGGTGTGGGAGAGTGAATGGAAGTGCGGCGGTGGCGGCTGTGCCACCGCCAGTGCAGCAGGCTCCGTACTTCGTCATCAGGCATGCGGTACGCAGACCCGAGGCACAGCGCGAGATCGAGGAGCCGGCGACACAGGCGTTCGGAAGAGACACCGTAATGCTGAGTGAAGCTGGCCAGTGCCGTTGCCGTGATGCCATATCGATGCTGTACTTCGCTCTGCAGCTGAAAGCCCTCAACGGTGGTGTGCTCGACAGGCAGGTACTGCAGGAGCGGGCGGTAGAGGGAGGCGGCGCAGTATAGGACGAGATTTTCGCCTGGGCCATCCGGCTGCACCGCACCGTGACGGGCCCCGCGCCGGCGGAACCCGGTATCTCCGCCTGATGGTCGAACCGCGCCCGGACGGCCGCCTCACGCACGCGCAGACGCGACACCTCACTCCCTACGGCGAAGTGGACGTGAGAAGTAACGCCACGTACGGACAGGCAACTGCTCGCGTTGCAACAGAAGGATGCAGAATAAGTATAACAGCGCGGATGAGCCCAAACATGTCTTAGAAATCTAAGATCGATTATTAGCAGCACTACGCCAATTTGATGCATAAGATATCAACTATTAAAAGCCTGCTGACAGTCTGGTTTTAACGGTTTTGAACCCATCAAAACAGAAGAGTTCAAAGAGCCGTGACGGTGCCGTCAGGCTCCACGGCCTTCACCACGTCCAGGGCTTCGACGGCCTCAATCTGGGACGCCTCAAGCTGCCCTGAGACCAGGGCATAGCGTTTTAAAAACCTGGCATCTATGTCGCGCATGCCCGCACCGTGCAAGGCTTCCAGGACGGCGTCCGCTCTGGCCTCTGTTGCTTCTTCGGTGAGATCCAAGGTGATGTGCACGAGCATCTATTTCCTCCAGTTTGACGTCTTGAGTTGCCCTCCGCGCGTGAGCACATTCGCTGAGGAGGCTGGTTCTCTCTTCAGTCTGCCATTGACCCTCTGGCCCGACCCGATGCTGGGCTGGAAGCGGAAGCGCGCACAATGGGCGCAAAGCTGGCAGGCAGTGAGATGCCCCGCACGGCACGTCCGGTGAACCGTCAGGCGCCCACGACAGGCGTAGCCGCCCTCCAGCGTCTCCCCACGAGGCCGGCCAGTGCCGCTGACATCGCCGCCATGCGCAAGAAGCTGGACGGGCTCAACAAGGAGCTTGCGCTGAATATGACTCAGGCCGCCGCCGACATCGCAGGTCTGGTTGATCCCACGCCCATCTCTGACGGCAGGTCGGCCGCCCTCAGCGTCGCGCGCGGGGACTGGCTCGGCGCGGGCCTCTCGCTGATCAGCATGATCCCGGGGCTGGGTGACGCCGTCGCCAAGCCACTGAAGAGCACGAAGCTCGGCGCCAAGATCACCAAATCCAGGTTGTGACGGCGCAGCTGGCCCAGATGACCCGCCGGCCCCTCACCCCCTGCAGGTCGCCGCGCGCGCCAGCCAGGCGGCCGTGATCCGCGAGGTGCTCGGCCGCCCGCCCAAGAACTGGGTGACGATCAGGACGCTCATCGGCACCCCTCTGGGCAAGAAGCCACTGCCACTGGAGTACTACACTCGCCGGCTTCCAGGCGGGAAGATCGTCATCGCCCGGAAGCGGGGCATGGCCGACGACGACGTTGTGGCGCCACTGGGAGTTGACGGCTCAGGCAAGATCTTCCTGAGACAGGGCAGCAGCCGACTCAGCGACCCCACGCTGATGAAGAACAACGACAAGAAGATGCATGGCGCGCTGCCGAGTGGACATCAGATCCACCACCTCGTGCCCGACAACCTGATCAAAGACCATCCACTCGGCCAGGCTGCAGAGCGCCTTGGCATCAGCCTCGACCGCGGTGAGAACCTGATGGGCCTCCCCGGAAAGATGGCGTTCGATCCCGCCACCAACCCCGCAGGTCACTGGAGCTCACACCCACAGTACGACGCAATCGTCACCGGACTTCTCGAGACCAACCGCGTGGCCCTGGAGCGGGCGTACGGAAGCCTCGACCTCGTACCCAAGGACAAGCTGAAGGTCGTGATGGACGACATCGCCGATGAGATGCGCGACCGCATTCAGAAGGGCAAGATCCCGCTCAAGGACGGTCGCCTGGCCAGCGCGCCTGGCGGGCCGCAGGAGAATCTGGCATGACCGATCCCGCCTACCAGCTGCTCTGGGGCACCAACCACTTGCTTGGGACCGATGAGCTCTACGACCTGATGCTCGAGCAGACCGAGGCGTTCGCCCCGCTTGGCGTGTGGACCGCCCAC harbors:
- a CDS encoding eCIS core domain-containing protein, with protein sequence MLGLVPPGERLALQRAVDAAAQHHETQAAQAAEAHQRATLQRQLAELDAEATQPVLARIQARRGSGNPLPKAVQRHLEQGLNHDLSKVRIHDDAEADRLARGVNAVAFTTGMDIFFQAGTFNPNTQSGLELLAHEVTHTVQQAQGKVGPGIDPDAGLEAEARQMGQRLSAQPFALAPSRALVRPAQAQKTSSTGSFQRKTVDPTAALLAAANTVRRQMAAGQFDAAVKSIQKMPQAQRDSVVGLLAATRPPGWDALRQALLKARVSSPSIDLCLAGPVLYDPLKGPSLATIALETAGRYVNMPLGTKLEKAIRYAPVGEAFRKQFLSMISLSALVGAAAIFVVLQLTPAGWALDAAIIIISVATFGPAAFAIGEHLGAFFRLAARATSEEDLKVAGNHFAQAAAVVGTTALAGLIGKAVGKTAGKGTVALQQRGLGVPTAAQQALPLWQKQYSAALKQGLSARQASLSATMKVQAPTAKPLQPSSAMNTVYEGSRVANKELIPLTAYLSRRYNVKFETRNGLKDVTRSTEKVNADYQGNAAQLLDVSGSRLLFTKLDDVYGALAYIRSKYNVVQIKDRFVAPMASGYRDIVLNIRASNGYVVELRLELTKMSSFAAREHLWYQERRTIEATIRQQNRAPTAQEKARLVELKKLAEDGYAAIWAEMTRGNK
- a CDS encoding alpha-L-rhamnosidase C-terminal domain-containing protein, producing MVEPRPDGRLTHAQTRHLTPYGEVDVRSNATYGQATARVATEGCRISITARMSPNMS
- a CDS encoding AHH domain-containing protein, with amino-acid sequence MIREVLGRPPKNWVTIRTLIGTPLGKKPLPLEYYTRRLPGGKIVIARKRGMADDDVVAPLGVDGSGKIFLRQGSSRLSDPTLMKNNDKKMHGALPSGHQIHHLVPDNLIKDHPLGQAAERLGISLDRGENLMGLPGKMAFDPATNPAGHWSSHPQYDAIVTGLLETNRVALERAYGSLDLVPKDKLKVVMDDIADEMRDRIQKGKIPLKDGRLASAPGGPQENLA